In one Aeromicrobium wangtongii genomic region, the following are encoded:
- a CDS encoding SAM-dependent methyltransferase — translation MTQIAATGWPGVERTPHAPLKARAARALLKPTVNRLPVQVHFAGGGTWGAGDDSSARMHVVRPKALFHRLGADSKIGLGEAYMAGDWTVGENTDLAQLLTPFAERMATLVPVPLQRFRVFVDQQLPHQQRNSVEGSRRNIEAHYDLSNDLFAQFLDPSMTYSAAWFDGDEDLESAQMRKIDGILDQAGVTAGTRVLEIGSGWGALAIRAAQRGGKVSIQAITMAHHRYLKTRNSYGWIQKYIFPGGLIPSLEAIGETLAEHTSLAVTDRRSLGQDYARTLHEWRSAFTRNWEHIQEQGFDETFRRMWEFYLAYCEAGFAVGYLDVFQLQLTRPKEA, via the coding sequence ATGACGCAGATCGCCGCCACCGGCTGGCCCGGTGTCGAACGTACCCCTCACGCCCCGCTCAAGGCACGCGCCGCTCGAGCGCTGCTCAAGCCGACCGTCAACCGCCTCCCCGTCCAGGTGCACTTCGCCGGGGGCGGCACGTGGGGAGCCGGCGACGACAGCTCCGCCCGGATGCACGTCGTCCGCCCCAAGGCACTGTTCCACCGGCTCGGCGCCGACAGCAAGATCGGCCTCGGCGAGGCGTACATGGCCGGCGACTGGACCGTCGGCGAGAACACCGACCTCGCGCAGCTGCTCACCCCGTTCGCGGAGCGCATGGCGACGCTCGTCCCGGTGCCGCTGCAACGGTTCCGGGTCTTCGTCGACCAGCAGCTGCCGCACCAGCAGCGCAACTCCGTGGAGGGCTCCCGCCGGAACATCGAGGCGCACTACGACCTGTCGAACGATCTGTTCGCGCAGTTCCTCGACCCGTCGATGACCTACTCGGCGGCGTGGTTCGACGGCGACGAGGATCTCGAGTCGGCGCAGATGCGCAAGATCGACGGCATCCTCGACCAGGCCGGCGTCACCGCCGGGACGCGCGTGCTCGAGATCGGCAGCGGGTGGGGCGCACTGGCCATCCGGGCCGCCCAGCGCGGCGGCAAGGTGTCGATCCAGGCGATCACGATGGCGCACCACCGATACCTGAAGACCCGCAACTCCTATGGCTGGATCCAGAAGTACATCTTCCCCGGCGGCCTGATCCCGTCCCTCGAGGCGATCGGCGAGACGCTCGCCGAGCACACCTCACTGGCCGTCACGGACCGCCGATCCCTCGGCCAGGACTACGCCCGGACGCTGCACGAGTGGCGCTCGGCCTTCACCCGGAACTGGGAGCACATCCAGGAGCAGGGATTCGACGAGACGTTCCGCCGCATGTGGGAGTTCTATCTCGCGTACTGCGAGGCGGGATTCGCCGTCGGCTACCTGGACGTCTTCCAGCTCCAGCTGACCCGGCCGAAGGAGGCATGA
- a CDS encoding DUF1365 domain-containing protein, producing MTAPARPRLTGLPTLPALVEGTVSHTRRTPMRRAFSHRVYQWLVDVDDLPRMPRPLRPFSTFSAADHIGAPGESIRTNIERFCRAEGVDIGGHRLLMLANARILGHTFDPLSVFWAIAPDGTLTCLVAEVHNTYGERHAYLVRPDDDGRAQTDKSFYVSPFFTVDGSYDLQFGLARDKVSSSIILRQGGAAVFSATFRGTPRPATAARLAHLLVKMPFMTHRTSLLIRMHGIWLWIRRLPVVPRPAHEPQEGTR from the coding sequence GTGACTGCGCCGGCGCGGCCCCGGCTGACCGGCCTGCCGACCCTGCCGGCACTCGTCGAGGGGACGGTGTCCCACACGCGCCGCACCCCGATGCGGCGCGCGTTCTCCCACCGCGTCTACCAGTGGCTGGTCGACGTCGACGACCTGCCGCGCATGCCGCGCCCGCTGCGCCCGTTCTCGACGTTCTCGGCGGCCGACCACATCGGTGCTCCCGGGGAGTCGATCCGCACGAACATCGAACGGTTCTGCCGCGCGGAGGGCGTCGACATCGGCGGCCACCGCCTGCTGATGCTGGCCAACGCCCGGATCCTGGGCCACACCTTCGACCCGTTGAGCGTGTTCTGGGCCATCGCCCCGGACGGCACGCTGACCTGCCTCGTGGCCGAGGTGCACAACACGTACGGTGAGCGGCACGCCTATCTCGTGCGGCCCGATGACGACGGCCGCGCCCAGACGGACAAGTCGTTCTACGTCTCCCCGTTCTTCACCGTCGACGGCTCCTATGACCTGCAGTTCGGGCTGGCGCGCGACAAGGTCTCGTCCAGCATCATCTTGCGCCAGGGGGGTGCTGCGGTCTTCAGTGCGACGTTCCGGGGTACCCCCAGACCGGCGACCGCGGCGCGGCTGGCACATCTGCTCGTGAAAATGCCGTTCATGACCCATCGCACCAGCCTGCTGATCCGAATGCACGGTATATGGCTCTGGATCCGCAGGCTGCCGGTCGTTCCCCGTCCGGCACACGAACCGCAGGAAGGCACCCGATGA
- a CDS encoding NAD(P)/FAD-dependent oxidoreductase, translating to MESTSPRRSVAVIGSGISGLTAAYVLRKDWDVTVFEADERVGGHAHTHTVADPDATHRVDTGFIVHNDRTYPLLRRLFAELDVEVHPTEMSMSIHCDDCGLEYAGGRGGKGIFAQRRRLLDPRYLRMLLDVKRFGRLAHELLDAVESPSDPLTYGDFLQDHGFSEYFVSHYAIPVVSCVWSSGHDTALEYPARYLFEFLKHHGFLSIKGSPQWFTVVGGSATYVDKVRDAIGDVRVSSAVRSVTRRAEGVELTMVDGTVHRADAVVIATHADDALALLSDPSDDERAVLGAFQYSDNEVLLHRDDTQLPVAPAARSAWNYRMDDCTTRSDRSTVTYWMNLLQGIDSTEPFLVTLNASQHIDPAKVVRTLAYTHPIYTPTSVAAQGELKRLSTGSTVFAGAYHGWGFHEDGCRSGVEAAAALGTAW from the coding sequence ATGGAATCAACCAGCCCTCGTCGTTCGGTGGCGGTCATCGGCTCAGGCATCTCCGGACTCACTGCCGCATATGTCCTTCGCAAGGATTGGGACGTCACGGTCTTCGAGGCCGATGAGCGCGTCGGTGGCCACGCCCACACGCACACCGTCGCCGACCCGGACGCCACCCACCGTGTCGACACCGGATTCATCGTCCACAACGACCGCACCTATCCCCTGCTGCGGCGATTGTTCGCCGAGCTCGACGTCGAGGTCCACCCGACCGAGATGAGCATGAGCATCCACTGCGACGACTGCGGGCTGGAGTACGCAGGTGGACGCGGCGGCAAGGGCATCTTCGCCCAGCGGCGCCGGCTGCTCGATCCGCGCTACCTCCGCATGCTGCTGGACGTCAAGCGGTTCGGGCGGCTCGCGCACGAGCTGCTCGACGCGGTCGAGTCACCGTCCGACCCACTCACCTACGGGGACTTCCTGCAGGACCACGGCTTCTCGGAGTACTTCGTCTCGCACTACGCGATCCCGGTCGTGTCGTGCGTGTGGTCGTCCGGGCACGACACGGCCCTCGAGTATCCGGCGCGCTACCTGTTCGAGTTCCTCAAGCACCACGGCTTCTTGTCGATCAAGGGCTCGCCGCAGTGGTTCACGGTCGTCGGCGGCTCGGCGACGTACGTCGACAAGGTTCGCGACGCGATCGGGGACGTCCGCGTCTCGTCCGCCGTCCGCTCGGTCACCCGCCGCGCCGAGGGGGTCGAGCTGACCATGGTGGACGGCACCGTGCACCGCGCCGATGCCGTGGTCATCGCGACGCACGCCGATGACGCCCTCGCCCTGCTGAGCGATCCCAGCGATGACGAGCGTGCCGTGCTGGGTGCCTTCCAGTACTCCGACAACGAGGTGCTGCTGCACCGCGACGACACCCAGCTGCCCGTCGCGCCGGCCGCCCGATCGGCCTGGAACTACCGCATGGACGACTGCACGACCCGCAGCGACCGCTCCACCGTGACCTACTGGATGAACCTCCTGCAGGGCATCGACAGCACGGAGCCGTTCCTGGTGACGCTGAACGCGTCGCAGCACATCGACCCCGCGAAGGTCGTCCGGACGTTGGCCTACACGCATCCCATCTACACGCCGACCTCGGTCGCGGCGCAGGGCGAGCTCAAGCGGCTCTCCACCGGCAGCACGGTCTTCGCCGGCGCGTACCACGGCTGGGGGTTCCACGAGGACGGCTGCCGCTCGGGCGTCGAGGCCGCCGCCGCCTTGGGAACAGCGTGGTGA
- a CDS encoding WhiB family transcriptional regulator: protein MASIARLPMPIQETYEWQYQGACRGTDPETFFSPDAERGPRRRAREAAAKALCAVCPVVQECLNHALTVREPYGVWGGLNINERDQLLRKTG, encoded by the coding sequence ATGGCCTCGATCGCCCGCCTGCCCATGCCGATCCAGGAGACCTACGAGTGGCAGTACCAAGGGGCCTGCCGCGGGACCGACCCGGAGACGTTCTTCTCCCCCGATGCCGAGCGCGGACCGCGGCGTCGCGCCCGGGAGGCAGCGGCCAAGGCGTTGTGCGCCGTGTGCCCCGTCGTGCAGGAGTGCCTCAACCACGCGCTGACCGTCCGTGAGCCCTATGGCGTGTGGGGCGGCCTGAACATCAACGAGCGCGACCAGCTGCTGCGCAAGACCGGCTGA
- a CDS encoding GNAT family N-acetyltransferase: protein MALNDVRNLNDQWIATWTHLRGIEASELDGWPLVHVGSPSRETELVCVEPGVDRFLELMRHIDGDPRAMLTVAAHDVGPYLTAPRPASVRLDRDDEALMSTHLVDLPVPPLEADLTFRWDVDDHSVTYTLESGTSVAANGTVAVLGQVATFDRIETTPAFQRRGLGRHVMATLTAQAMGRGATHGVLAASAQGRPLYTSLGWQTRLEMLSLMGA, encoded by the coding sequence ATGGCCCTGAATGACGTCCGCAACCTCAACGACCAGTGGATCGCCACGTGGACGCACCTCCGCGGCATCGAGGCGAGCGAGCTGGACGGCTGGCCGCTGGTCCACGTGGGCTCGCCCAGCCGGGAGACCGAGCTGGTGTGCGTCGAGCCTGGCGTCGACCGCTTCCTGGAGCTCATGCGGCACATCGATGGCGACCCGCGCGCGATGCTGACGGTCGCCGCCCACGACGTCGGCCCCTATCTGACGGCCCCTCGGCCGGCGAGCGTGCGGCTGGACCGTGACGACGAGGCACTGATGTCGACCCACCTGGTCGACCTGCCGGTGCCGCCACTGGAGGCGGACCTGACGTTCCGCTGGGACGTGGATGACCACTCCGTGACGTACACACTGGAATCGGGAACGTCCGTGGCCGCTAACGGAACCGTCGCCGTGCTGGGCCAGGTCGCGACCTTCGACCGCATCGAGACCACGCCGGCCTTCCAGCGCAGAGGACTCGGCCGGCACGTCATGGCCACGCTCACGGCCCAGGCCATGGGGCGCGGAGCCACCCACGGGGTGCTCGCCGCCAGCGCGCAGGGGCGCCCGCTCTACACGAGCCTGGGATGGCAGACCCGCCTGGAGATGCTGTCGCTGATGGGCGCCTGA
- a CDS encoding SRPBCC family protein encodes MPRISRRTFVAAPSEDVWSLVNDFAQWHPKLRIYADGPEAPADLVVTILEKDDAGKTLSYHMPDPPFPIANHRATILVEDAGLAVSYVTWSADFTADEEHLQELEDSLGDDVFKRALDNLATAAQDTYGARQVASSS; translated from the coding sequence ATGCCCCGCATCTCCCGTCGCACGTTTGTCGCCGCACCCTCTGAGGATGTCTGGTCGTTGGTCAACGACTTCGCGCAGTGGCACCCCAAGCTCCGCATCTACGCCGACGGCCCCGAGGCTCCCGCCGATCTGGTCGTGACGATCCTGGAGAAGGACGACGCCGGCAAGACGCTGTCGTACCACATGCCCGACCCGCCGTTCCCGATCGCGAACCACCGCGCGACGATCCTCGTCGAGGACGCCGGACTGGCGGTCTCGTACGTCACCTGGTCGGCCGACTTCACCGCCGACGAGGAGCACCTGCAGGAGCTCGAGGACTCCCTGGGCGACGACGTGTTCAAGCGCGCCCTGGACAACCTGGCCACCGCCGCACAGGACACCTACGGCGCCCGTCAGGTCGCAAGCTCCAGCTGA
- a CDS encoding TetR family transcriptional regulator, with translation MTESAQVASRQEQKERTRQAILAAALELTQTQGFAQISLRQVARHAGIVPTAFYRHFESMDELGLALVEQSFSTLRRMIRDAQRDPKVFDNIIDAAADILVEAVKHSKAHFAFVARERVGGSEAVSRAIRHELDLFVSELAVVLARLPNIENWSSDDVQMVSRLFVRNMVSNAEEVVEMPDGRPDLEESIKEGARRQMRLIVVGFRDWRS, from the coding sequence ATGACCGAGTCCGCGCAGGTCGCCTCGCGCCAGGAGCAGAAGGAGCGCACACGTCAGGCGATCCTCGCTGCGGCGCTCGAGCTCACGCAGACCCAGGGATTCGCGCAGATCAGCCTGCGTCAGGTCGCGCGGCACGCGGGGATCGTCCCGACCGCGTTCTACCGGCACTTCGAGTCGATGGACGAGCTGGGGCTCGCGCTGGTCGAGCAGTCGTTCTCGACGCTGCGGCGGATGATCCGCGATGCGCAGCGCGATCCGAAGGTGTTCGACAACATCATCGACGCCGCGGCCGACATCCTGGTCGAGGCGGTCAAGCACAGCAAGGCGCACTTCGCCTTCGTGGCCCGCGAACGCGTCGGCGGGTCCGAGGCCGTGAGCCGGGCGATCCGGCACGAGCTGGACCTGTTCGTCAGCGAGCTCGCGGTGGTGCTGGCGCGGCTGCCCAACATCGAGAACTGGTCCAGCGACGACGTGCAGATGGTGTCACGGCTGTTCGTCCGCAACATGGTCTCGAATGCCGAGGAGGTCGTCGAGATGCCGGACGGGCGCCCTGACCTCGAAGAGAGCATCAAGGAGGGCGCCCGGCGTCAGATGCGTCTGATCGTTGTCGGCTTCCGCGACTGGAGGAGCTGA
- a CDS encoding fatty acid desaturase family protein: protein MAALTTAIARKFVKSKPIEPRSASKHNAAPLSLISPTSDKPATIGLEYMTYEQLEEFGRELDAVRQRVLDDLGQPDADYIRRVIRVQKGAEVLGRVGIFMPFFPPAFIAGVGSLAVAKIIDNMEIGHNVMHGQYDWMNDPMIDGARYEWDNIAPSQDWKHGHNYIHHTYTNIHGMDRDIGYNMFRIDEDQPWYPSHRFNLPLATALMMVFEWGIMYHGVELDQYLHGKISKEDFEGRKKRAFKKIRKQVFKDYIAWPALGLALVPFVGWWAPVAILGANVAANVIRNVWTFLIIFCGHFPAEVETFKEEDAQNENRGQWYLRQLLGSANITGGKLFHLMTGNLSYQIEHHLFPDIPARRYPEVAEDVNRLVEKYGLHYNTGRLSKQLGSVVRQLAKLGKKPSDPYKIGNSPESKALRRAKREEQARRLEELATSA, encoded by the coding sequence ATGGCCGCACTCACGACCGCCATCGCCCGCAAGTTCGTCAAGAGCAAGCCCATCGAGCCCCGCAGCGCGAGCAAGCACAACGCCGCTCCCCTGTCGCTGATCAGCCCGACCTCCGACAAGCCGGCGACGATCGGTCTTGAGTACATGACGTACGAGCAGCTCGAGGAGTTCGGCCGCGAGCTCGACGCCGTCCGCCAGCGCGTGCTCGACGACCTCGGCCAGCCCGACGCCGACTACATCCGCCGGGTGATCCGGGTCCAGAAGGGCGCCGAGGTGCTGGGACGCGTCGGCATCTTCATGCCGTTCTTCCCGCCCGCGTTCATCGCCGGCGTCGGTTCGCTCGCCGTGGCCAAGATCATCGACAACATGGAGATCGGCCACAACGTCATGCACGGCCAGTACGACTGGATGAACGATCCGATGATCGACGGCGCCCGCTACGAGTGGGACAACATCGCCCCGTCGCAGGACTGGAAGCACGGCCACAACTACATCCACCACACGTACACCAACATCCACGGCATGGACCGGGACATCGGCTACAACATGTTCCGCATCGACGAGGACCAGCCGTGGTACCCCAGCCACCGCTTCAACCTGCCGCTCGCGACCGCGCTGATGATGGTGTTCGAGTGGGGCATCATGTACCACGGCGTCGAGCTCGACCAGTACCTCCACGGCAAGATCTCCAAGGAGGACTTCGAGGGACGCAAGAAGCGCGCGTTCAAGAAGATCCGCAAGCAGGTCTTCAAGGACTACATCGCGTGGCCCGCGCTGGGCCTGGCCCTGGTGCCGTTCGTCGGCTGGTGGGCCCCGGTCGCGATCCTGGGCGCGAACGTCGCGGCCAACGTGATCCGCAACGTGTGGACGTTCCTGATCATCTTCTGCGGCCACTTCCCCGCCGAGGTGGAGACGTTCAAGGAGGAGGACGCGCAGAACGAGAACCGCGGCCAGTGGTACCTGCGCCAGCTGCTCGGCTCGGCCAACATCACCGGCGGCAAGCTGTTCCACCTCATGACCGGCAACCTGAGCTACCAGATCGAGCACCACCTGTTCCCCGACATCCCGGCGCGTCGCTACCCCGAGGTCGCCGAGGACGTCAACCGGCTGGTGGAGAAGTACGGCCTGCACTACAACACCGGCCGCCTGTCCAAGCAGCTCGGCAGCGTCGTGCGCCAGCTGGCCAAGCTCGGCAAGAAGCCCAGCGACCCGTACAAGATCGGCAACAGCCCCGAGAGCAAGGCGCTGCGTCGCGCCAAGCGCGAGGAGCAGGCTCGCCGCCTCGAGGAGCTGGCGACCAGCGCGTAG
- a CDS encoding NAD-dependent epimerase/dehydratase family protein yields the protein MTDRHLIVGAGPVGRHVAHLLTARGAEVVVATRSGSDSGVAGVTHRQLDASDPDALSAAAEGASALYNCANPPDYTTWDTAWPPLAASLLTAAERSGAVYAITGNLYPYGPVVGPMHEALPDAATDHKGVLRARMWADAKALHDAGRIRAVEVRGSDYVGSGVGENGHVTRQLPGMLAGKRAWVVGRKDQPHTFTDVLDAARLLVAAADDSSAHGRLWHVPSNPPRTQEQALTDVMAVLDRPAPKVSAIPTPLLRLGSRFAPMAREIADLAYQWERPYVLDDSAARTHFAMEPTPWDEVCRRTAGL from the coding sequence ATGACCGATCGCCATCTCATCGTCGGTGCCGGGCCGGTCGGCCGGCACGTGGCGCACCTGCTGACCGCACGAGGAGCCGAGGTCGTCGTGGCGACACGCTCGGGTTCGGACAGCGGCGTTGCCGGTGTGACGCACCGGCAGCTCGACGCCTCCGACCCGGACGCCCTGAGCGCGGCCGCCGAGGGTGCGTCCGCCCTCTACAACTGCGCGAACCCGCCGGACTACACGACGTGGGACACGGCGTGGCCGCCGCTGGCGGCCTCGTTGCTGACCGCGGCCGAGCGGTCCGGTGCGGTGTACGCGATCACCGGAAACCTGTATCCGTACGGCCCGGTCGTCGGTCCGATGCACGAGGCGCTGCCGGATGCGGCGACCGACCACAAGGGCGTCCTGCGGGCCAGGATGTGGGCCGATGCAAAGGCGCTGCACGACGCCGGGCGCATCCGCGCGGTGGAGGTGCGCGGCTCGGACTACGTGGGCTCGGGCGTCGGCGAGAACGGGCACGTCACTCGCCAGCTGCCGGGGATGCTGGCCGGCAAGCGGGCCTGGGTCGTCGGCCGCAAGGACCAGCCGCACACGTTCACCGACGTCCTCGACGCGGCACGGCTGCTCGTCGCGGCGGCGGACGACAGCTCCGCCCACGGCCGGTTGTGGCACGTGCCGAGCAATCCGCCCCGCACCCAGGAGCAGGCGCTGACCGACGTCATGGCCGTCCTGGACCGTCCGGCTCCGAAGGTGTCGGCGATCCCGACGCCGTTGCTGCGACTGGGGTCGCGGTTCGCTCCGATGGCCCGCGAGATCGCAGACCTGGCCTACCAGTGGGAGCGGCCCTACGTCCTGGACGACTCCGCGGCGCGCACGCACTTCGCGATGGAACCCACGCCGTGGGACGAGGTGTGCCGCAGGACCGCAGGACTGTGA
- a CDS encoding DoxX family protein: MTIAYWILAGLLAVFYLYAGGKKITQSQEELAPMMGWVDTVPMPVVRALGVVEVLGAVGLILPPATGIAPWLAIAAASGFAVLQVLAAGLHLSRGEAKDTGLNAALLIVAVAAAWFAMAW; this comes from the coding sequence ATGACCATCGCCTACTGGATCCTTGCGGGTCTGCTCGCAGTGTTCTACCTCTACGCCGGCGGCAAGAAGATCACCCAGAGCCAGGAGGAGCTCGCCCCGATGATGGGGTGGGTCGACACTGTCCCGATGCCGGTCGTCCGGGCCCTCGGTGTCGTCGAGGTCCTGGGCGCCGTCGGGCTGATCCTGCCGCCGGCGACCGGCATCGCACCATGGCTGGCGATCGCGGCCGCTTCGGGGTTCGCCGTGCTCCAAGTCCTCGCGGCCGGACTGCACCTGTCCCGCGGGGAGGCCAAGGACACCGGCCTCAACGCAGCGCTGCTGATCGTCGCGGTGGCGGCAGCTTGGTTCGCCATGGCGTGGTGA
- a CDS encoding ferredoxin reductase, with protein MGIIRKALTSRPVASLTSPFTVDHYLEQIHPMLAAGNVRAKVLEVRRETGAASTVVLRPNGAWEGFVPGQHVQFGVEVDGKRRVRVFSVSSSSTAKKGTFSVSVKAHPDGYVSQFLHKELEPGTIVYLSQAEGEFVLPQQVPDSVLLISGGSGVTPVMSMLRTLRDKGHTGQVTFLHYARSRDDEMFTDELDDIDATTDFRIVRVYTRQPAPGAELAGRFHIDHLKHLGVDPVSTLTFACGPAGLIASVRDTYAELGAADQLRMEYFKVPSVDLDAADATGMLSFDDSKMEAFNTGATILEQAENAGLQPDFGCRMGVCNTCAVKKNSGAVRHVVSGEVNATTDETIKICVQVPIGDVNVAL; from the coding sequence ATGGGCATCATCCGCAAGGCACTCACCTCGCGCCCCGTCGCCTCGTTGACCTCCCCGTTCACCGTGGATCACTACCTCGAGCAGATCCACCCCATGCTGGCGGCGGGCAACGTCCGCGCCAAGGTGCTCGAGGTGCGCCGTGAGACCGGCGCCGCCAGCACCGTCGTGCTGCGGCCCAATGGCGCCTGGGAAGGCTTCGTCCCCGGCCAGCACGTGCAGTTCGGGGTCGAGGTCGACGGCAAGCGCCGCGTCCGCGTCTTCTCGGTCTCCAGCTCCAGCACCGCCAAGAAGGGCACCTTCAGCGTCTCGGTGAAGGCCCACCCCGACGGCTACGTCTCGCAGTTCCTGCACAAGGAGCTCGAGCCGGGCACGATCGTCTACCTGTCGCAGGCCGAGGGCGAGTTCGTCCTCCCCCAGCAGGTTCCCGACTCCGTGCTGCTGATCAGCGGCGGATCGGGCGTCACGCCGGTCATGTCGATGCTGCGCACCCTGCGCGACAAGGGCCACACCGGTCAGGTCACCTTCCTGCACTACGCCCGCAGCCGTGACGACGAGATGTTCACCGACGAGCTCGACGACATCGACGCCACCACCGACTTCCGCATCGTCCGCGTCTACACGCGCCAGCCCGCCCCGGGTGCCGAGCTGGCAGGACGCTTCCACATCGACCACCTCAAGCACCTCGGGGTCGACCCGGTCAGCACATTGACCTTCGCGTGCGGACCGGCCGGGCTCATCGCCTCCGTGCGCGACACGTACGCCGAACTCGGCGCCGCAGACCAGCTCCGCATGGAGTACTTCAAGGTTCCGTCCGTCGACCTGGACGCAGCCGATGCCACCGGCATGCTGTCGTTCGACGACTCGAAGATGGAGGCGTTCAACACCGGCGCCACGATCCTCGAGCAGGCCGAGAACGCGGGACTGCAGCCCGATTTCGGCTGCCGCATGGGCGTCTGCAACACCTGCGCCGTCAAGAAGAACAGCGGTGCCGTCCGGCACGTCGTCAGCGGTGAGGTCAACGCCACCACCGACGAGACCATCAAGATCTGTGTTCAGGTCCCCATCGGCGACGTCAACGTCGCCCTCTGA
- a CDS encoding winged helix-turn-helix transcriptional regulator, with translation MSSYEKTCLIRGDGGRAIRSILDRIGNKWTLLVVATLEGGSMRFTELQQRIPGVSQRMLTRTLRLLERDGLVTRTVHAEVPPRVEYELTATGRTLIAPAVTLAEWAVEHNPGIERSHTSFDARAAQPPPDVG, from the coding sequence ATGTCCAGCTATGAGAAGACCTGCCTGATCCGCGGCGACGGAGGCCGCGCGATCCGCAGCATCCTCGACCGCATCGGCAACAAGTGGACCCTGCTGGTCGTCGCCACGCTCGAGGGCGGGAGCATGCGGTTCACCGAGCTGCAGCAGCGCATCCCGGGGGTCTCCCAGCGGATGCTGACCCGCACCCTGCGCCTCCTGGAGCGCGACGGTCTCGTCACCCGCACCGTCCACGCCGAGGTGCCCCCGCGCGTCGAGTACGAGCTCACGGCAACCGGCCGCACGCTGATCGCCCCGGCTGTGACGCTGGCCGAGTGGGCCGTCGAGCACAATCCGGGCATTGAGCGCAGCCACACCTCGTTCGACGCCCGCGCTGCGCAGCCACCCCCGGACGTCGGCTAG
- a CDS encoding STAS domain-containing protein, which yields MTQQLDVNVRHDHDHVIIDVAGEVDIETAPRLREVVTQVTDDGAERLVFDLSNVTFVDSVGLGVFVLARKKMLLRQGTIGIVAPTRRVVAIFKIAGLDELFRVRPSLTALLAEDNPAEPA from the coding sequence ATGACGCAGCAGCTGGACGTGAACGTCCGCCACGACCATGACCACGTCATCATCGACGTGGCCGGTGAGGTGGACATCGAGACGGCCCCCCGGCTGCGTGAGGTCGTCACCCAGGTGACCGACGACGGTGCCGAGCGTCTGGTCTTCGACCTCTCGAACGTCACGTTCGTCGACTCGGTCGGGCTGGGCGTGTTCGTCCTGGCCCGCAAGAAGATGCTGCTGCGCCAGGGGACGATCGGCATCGTCGCGCCCACCCGCCGGGTCGTCGCGATCTTCAAGATCGCCGGGCTCGATGAGCTGTTCCGCGTCCGCCCGAGCCTGACGGCGCTGCTCGCCGAGGACAACCCGGCGGAACCGGCGTAG